A region from the Rhodamnia argentea isolate NSW1041297 chromosome 7, ASM2092103v1, whole genome shotgun sequence genome encodes:
- the LOC115734627 gene encoding uncharacterized protein LOC115734627 produces the protein PGRSVILRPSGSAPSEPSKRLALGAVRRGNPVTETPFSDSYDSRFENRGVLRLVVTVAATGTGSEGASAEEQGQLPMVGAPYSQKWGYIRIITGTILGGVLGFYVMHRVEISYKEKMKERLRQYEMEMKKKQQQQTMTELEDSA, from the exons CCGGGCCGGTCTGTAATTCTTAGACCGTCGGGGAGTGCACCGAGCGAGCCATCAAAAAGGCTCGCGCTAGGTGCCGTTCGGAGGGGCAATCCAGTTACCGAAACCCCCTTCTCTGATAGCTACGATTCACGTTTCGAGAACCGGGGGGTTCTGCGGCTCGTCGTCACTGTTGCGGCGACCGGGACTGGGAGTGAAGGGGCGTCGGCAGAGGAACAGGGGCAACTACCAATGGTGGGGGCTCCATATTCGCAGAAATGGGGTTACATTCGGATCATTACTGGGACTATCCTCGGCGGCGTTCTTGGTTTCTACGTCATGCACCGCGTCGAAATCAGCTACAAG gagaagatgaaggagaGATTGCGGCAGTATGagatggaaatgaagaagaagcagcagcaacagaCGATGACTGAACTTGAAGATTCTGCTTA G
- the LOC115734626 gene encoding uncharacterized protein LOC115734626 isoform X1 — MRRGYFVKNSIAFVCTVVSLCCFLILFLSTLRLPEVPSGKDAVRSQQTAKVGRFSENRHLVGTFGEMMVEMLPQDLAFTVFVPSEKAFGRDLRLNVKESFVAENINNTYAIVSRVLGFSAVPRALTSDMVPVGKEISHDSLSGFTLYISKAVYGKIIVNGVRSESLDRRKGEIVVHIMDGVVMDADFKQSVQPDYDEGR; from the coding sequence ATGAGAAGAGGGTACTTCGTGAAGAATTCAATCGCTTTCGTGTGCACTGTTGTTTCGCTGTGTTGCTTTCTCATACTGTTTCTTTCGACACTCAGGCTTCCAGAGGTGCCGTCCGGTAAAGATGCTGTAAGATCTCAGCAGACTGCAAAAGTCGGGAGATTCTCCGAGAATCGGCATTTAGTAGGGACGTTTGGGGAGATGATGGTGGAAATGCTGCCACAAGACCTTGCTTTCACCGTCTTTGTCCCTTCGGAGAAAGCGTTCGGGCGTGATCTGCGGCTGAATGTGAAAGAAAGTTTCGTTGCAGAGAACATAAACAACACCTACGCGATTGTTTCACGCGTCCTCGGATTCTCTGCCGTCCCTCGAGCTCTTACCTCAGATATGGTGCCCGTAGGCAAGGAGATCTCTCATGATTCGTTGTCTGGTTTTACTTTGTATATATCGAAGGCTGTCTATGGGAAGATAATAGTCAATGGAGTCCGATCGGAAAGTCTGGATAGAAGGAAGGGCGAGATTGTTGTGCATATTATGGATGGGGTCGTCATGGATGCTGATTTTAAACAATCGGTTCAGCCAGATTACGACGAAGGCCGATGA
- the LOC115734626 gene encoding uncharacterized protein LOC115734626 isoform X2, which translates to MRRGLPEVPSGKDAVRSQQTAKVGRFSENRHLVGTFGEMMVEMLPQDLAFTVFVPSEKAFGRDLRLNVKESFVAENINNTYAIVSRVLGFSAVPRALTSDMVPVGKEISHDSLSGFTLYISKAVYGKIIVNGVRSESLDRRKGEIVVHIMDGVVMDADFKQSVQPDYDEGR; encoded by the exons ATGAGAAGAGG GCTTCCAGAGGTGCCGTCCGGTAAAGATGCTGTAAGATCTCAGCAGACTGCAAAAGTCGGGAGATTCTCCGAGAATCGGCATTTAGTAGGGACGTTTGGGGAGATGATGGTGGAAATGCTGCCACAAGACCTTGCTTTCACCGTCTTTGTCCCTTCGGAGAAAGCGTTCGGGCGTGATCTGCGGCTGAATGTGAAAGAAAGTTTCGTTGCAGAGAACATAAACAACACCTACGCGATTGTTTCACGCGTCCTCGGATTCTCTGCCGTCCCTCGAGCTCTTACCTCAGATATGGTGCCCGTAGGCAAGGAGATCTCTCATGATTCGTTGTCTGGTTTTACTTTGTATATATCGAAGGCTGTCTATGGGAAGATAATAGTCAATGGAGTCCGATCGGAAAGTCTGGATAGAAGGAAGGGCGAGATTGTTGTGCATATTATGGATGGGGTCGTCATGGATGCTGATTTTAAACAATCGGTTCAGCCAGATTACGACGAAGGCCGATGA
- the LOC115734623 gene encoding lipase 3-like isoform X1, with protein MQRLVDNVLAVTKESVKTVTYESLNNIVSLINGVSALLLTILPGKANILEGVHGWELRPTFRGPRFPRWMENGVSSFNQFIHELSVDSDASSSIDYSSEEDFSDDNICPSPLSPSSHASRASSFSRYGGKRMGWLRVILSWILLPANTLLAIVSRLFYSSYPSSARSALLTESEKPSHVSSVKKLHSLKDHIIHRTTDRRRGVIEDLHLAIEIFIEALFEIVQKAACCLVSPVEVIAILWRWFFPCSTGNDDIRGSRSDASAPETEPVETENRTSFRHSLNTDARTCQDVITELGYPYEAIHVITADGYVLLLERIPRRDARKAVYLQHGILDSSMGWVSNGVVGSPAFAAFDQGYDVFLGNFRGLVSREHNEKDISSQQYWRYSINEHGTEDIPAMIEKIYQVKTSELKLSQPEIMEETDNNQPFKLCAICHSLGGAAMLMYVVTRQIEEKPHRLSRLILLSPAGFHHDSNIVFTLMEYIFLTLAPVMAPLIPAFYIPTRFFRMLLNKLARDFHNYPAVGGVVQTLMSYVVGGDSSNWVGVLGLPHYNMNDMPGLSFNVVLHLAQMKRSRKFRMYDYGSASANLEVYGSPEPLDLGEYYGFINIPVDVVAGRKDTVIKPSMVRKHYRLMKKSDVDVSYNEFEYAHLDFTFSHHEELLAYVMSRVLLVDPAPKRQLSEKSMKLKRKGQSRS; from the exons ATGCAGCGGCTCGTTGACAACGTGCTCGCAGTCACTAAAGA GTCCGTTAAAACGGTTACATATGAGTCTTTGAACAATATAGTGAGCCTCATTAATGGGGTTTCGGCACTTCTACTTACCATCTTGCCTGGGAAGGCTAATATTCTAGAAGGTGTTCATGGATGGGAGCTCAGGCCAACTTTTCGCGGACCTCGCTTTCCACGGTGGATGGAAAA TGGTGTATCCTCCTTCAATCAATTCATCCATGAACTCTCTGTGGATTCTGATGCATCTTCAAGCATTGATTACTCATCGGAGGAAGATTTTAGTGATGACAACATATGTCCTTCTCCATTGTCTCCAAGCTCGCATGCTTCAAGAGCTAGTTCTTTCAGCAGATATGGTGGGAAAAGGATGGGTTGGCTAAGAGTCATTCTTTCATGGATTTTGCTACCAGCAAATACCCTATTGGCCATAGTATCTCGTCTTTTCTATTCTTCCTACCCTAGTAGTGCTAGGAGCGCTTTGTTAACGGAAAGTGAGAAGCCTTCACATGTAAGCTCTGTAAAGAAGTTGCACAGTCTCAAAGATCACATCATACACCGGACAACTGACAGACGACGTGGAGTAATTGAG GATCTTCATCTAGCCATTGAAATCTTTATAGAGGCTCTATTTGAGATTGTTCAGAAGGCAGCGTGCTGCCTTGTCTCACCAGTAGAAGTAATCGCAATACTGTGGAGATGGTTTTTTCCTTGTAGCACTGGCAATGATGATATTCGTGGCAGCAGGTCGGATGCCTCTGCTCCTGAGACTGAGCCAGTGGAAACTGAAAATAGAACTTCCTTTCGTCATTCTCTAAATACAGATGCCCGGACATGTCAAGATGTCATAACCGAGCTTGG GTACCCATATGAAGCTATTCACGTCATCACTGCTGATGGCTACGTGCTTCTTTTGGAAAGAATCCCTAG ACGTGATGCCAGGAAGGCAGTTTATTTACAGCATGGCATATTGGATTCATCAATGGG TTGGGTGTCTAACGGGGTTGTTGGTTCTCCAGCATTTGCAGCCTTTGATCAAG GATATGACGTTTTTCTGGGAAATTTTCGTGGTTTGGTTTCCCGGGAGCACAATGAGAAGGATATTTCCTCACAACA ATATTGGCGATATTCCATCAATGAGCATGGAACCGAGGACATTCCAGCTATGATAGAGAAGATTTACCAGGTAAAAACATCTGAATTGAAACTTAGCCAGCCGGAGATTATGGAAGAGACAGACAACAATCAGCCCTTCAAACTTTGTGCTATTTGCCATAGCTTGGGTGGGGCTGCTATGCTAATGTACGTGGTCACACGACAGATTGAGGAGAAGCCCCATAGGCTCTCACGATTGATTCTACTATCACCTGCTGGATTTCATCACGACTCCAATATAGTTTTCACATTAATGGAGTATATCTTCCTTACATTGGCTCCTGTAATGGCTCCTCTTATACCAGCCTTCTACATTCCCACGAGGTTTTTCCGGATGCTGTTGAATAAATTGGCACGGGACTTCCATAACTACCCTGCAGTTGGAGGAGTGGTTCAAACCCTAATGAGTTACGTTGTTGGCGGAGACAGCTCAAATTGGGTTGGCGTGCTAGGCTTGCCTCATTACAACATGAATGACATGCCTGGTCTCTCCTTCAATGTGGTCCTTCACCTAGCACAAATGAAGCGTTCCAGgaaattcagaatgtatgaTTATGGGAGTGCATCTGCCAACTTAGAGGTTTATGGATCTCCAGAGCCATTGGATTTAGGCGAGTACTACGGGTTCATCAATATACCGGTTGATGTAGTTGCTGGGAGGAAGGACACTGTGATTAAGCCGTCGATGGTTAGAAAGCATTACAGGCTGATGAAGAAATCTGACGTGGATGTGTCATATAACGAGTTTGAGTATGCCCATTTGGATTTTACCTTCTCTCATCATGAAGAACTCTTGGCCTATGTTATGTCCAGAGTACTGCTGGTGGATCCAGCTCCGAAGCGGCAGTTAAGTGAAAAGAGCATGAAGTTGAAGAGGAAAGGGCAGTCCCGTAGCTAA
- the LOC115734623 gene encoding lipase 3-like isoform X2 translates to MQRLVDNVLAVTKDGVSSFNQFIHELSVDSDASSSIDYSSEEDFSDDNICPSPLSPSSHASRASSFSRYGGKRMGWLRVILSWILLPANTLLAIVSRLFYSSYPSSARSALLTESEKPSHVSSVKKLHSLKDHIIHRTTDRRRGVIEDLHLAIEIFIEALFEIVQKAACCLVSPVEVIAILWRWFFPCSTGNDDIRGSRSDASAPETEPVETENRTSFRHSLNTDARTCQDVITELGYPYEAIHVITADGYVLLLERIPRRDARKAVYLQHGILDSSMGWVSNGVVGSPAFAAFDQGYDVFLGNFRGLVSREHNEKDISSQQYWRYSINEHGTEDIPAMIEKIYQVKTSELKLSQPEIMEETDNNQPFKLCAICHSLGGAAMLMYVVTRQIEEKPHRLSRLILLSPAGFHHDSNIVFTLMEYIFLTLAPVMAPLIPAFYIPTRFFRMLLNKLARDFHNYPAVGGVVQTLMSYVVGGDSSNWVGVLGLPHYNMNDMPGLSFNVVLHLAQMKRSRKFRMYDYGSASANLEVYGSPEPLDLGEYYGFINIPVDVVAGRKDTVIKPSMVRKHYRLMKKSDVDVSYNEFEYAHLDFTFSHHEELLAYVMSRVLLVDPAPKRQLSEKSMKLKRKGQSRS, encoded by the exons ATGCAGCGGCTCGTTGACAACGTGCTCGCAGTCACTAAAGA TGGTGTATCCTCCTTCAATCAATTCATCCATGAACTCTCTGTGGATTCTGATGCATCTTCAAGCATTGATTACTCATCGGAGGAAGATTTTAGTGATGACAACATATGTCCTTCTCCATTGTCTCCAAGCTCGCATGCTTCAAGAGCTAGTTCTTTCAGCAGATATGGTGGGAAAAGGATGGGTTGGCTAAGAGTCATTCTTTCATGGATTTTGCTACCAGCAAATACCCTATTGGCCATAGTATCTCGTCTTTTCTATTCTTCCTACCCTAGTAGTGCTAGGAGCGCTTTGTTAACGGAAAGTGAGAAGCCTTCACATGTAAGCTCTGTAAAGAAGTTGCACAGTCTCAAAGATCACATCATACACCGGACAACTGACAGACGACGTGGAGTAATTGAG GATCTTCATCTAGCCATTGAAATCTTTATAGAGGCTCTATTTGAGATTGTTCAGAAGGCAGCGTGCTGCCTTGTCTCACCAGTAGAAGTAATCGCAATACTGTGGAGATGGTTTTTTCCTTGTAGCACTGGCAATGATGATATTCGTGGCAGCAGGTCGGATGCCTCTGCTCCTGAGACTGAGCCAGTGGAAACTGAAAATAGAACTTCCTTTCGTCATTCTCTAAATACAGATGCCCGGACATGTCAAGATGTCATAACCGAGCTTGG GTACCCATATGAAGCTATTCACGTCATCACTGCTGATGGCTACGTGCTTCTTTTGGAAAGAATCCCTAG ACGTGATGCCAGGAAGGCAGTTTATTTACAGCATGGCATATTGGATTCATCAATGGG TTGGGTGTCTAACGGGGTTGTTGGTTCTCCAGCATTTGCAGCCTTTGATCAAG GATATGACGTTTTTCTGGGAAATTTTCGTGGTTTGGTTTCCCGGGAGCACAATGAGAAGGATATTTCCTCACAACA ATATTGGCGATATTCCATCAATGAGCATGGAACCGAGGACATTCCAGCTATGATAGAGAAGATTTACCAGGTAAAAACATCTGAATTGAAACTTAGCCAGCCGGAGATTATGGAAGAGACAGACAACAATCAGCCCTTCAAACTTTGTGCTATTTGCCATAGCTTGGGTGGGGCTGCTATGCTAATGTACGTGGTCACACGACAGATTGAGGAGAAGCCCCATAGGCTCTCACGATTGATTCTACTATCACCTGCTGGATTTCATCACGACTCCAATATAGTTTTCACATTAATGGAGTATATCTTCCTTACATTGGCTCCTGTAATGGCTCCTCTTATACCAGCCTTCTACATTCCCACGAGGTTTTTCCGGATGCTGTTGAATAAATTGGCACGGGACTTCCATAACTACCCTGCAGTTGGAGGAGTGGTTCAAACCCTAATGAGTTACGTTGTTGGCGGAGACAGCTCAAATTGGGTTGGCGTGCTAGGCTTGCCTCATTACAACATGAATGACATGCCTGGTCTCTCCTTCAATGTGGTCCTTCACCTAGCACAAATGAAGCGTTCCAGgaaattcagaatgtatgaTTATGGGAGTGCATCTGCCAACTTAGAGGTTTATGGATCTCCAGAGCCATTGGATTTAGGCGAGTACTACGGGTTCATCAATATACCGGTTGATGTAGTTGCTGGGAGGAAGGACACTGTGATTAAGCCGTCGATGGTTAGAAAGCATTACAGGCTGATGAAGAAATCTGACGTGGATGTGTCATATAACGAGTTTGAGTATGCCCATTTGGATTTTACCTTCTCTCATCATGAAGAACTCTTGGCCTATGTTATGTCCAGAGTACTGCTGGTGGATCCAGCTCCGAAGCGGCAGTTAAGTGAAAAGAGCATGAAGTTGAAGAGGAAAGGGCAGTCCCGTAGCTAA